Within the Rosa rugosa chromosome 2, drRosRugo1.1, whole genome shotgun sequence genome, the region TTCTTGATCTACGGAGgtctaaaccctaaatcgaatTTAAATTGCAGAAGCTGAGGCTTCCTGATTGTGTGGATCAAGATCGAAGAGAAATCCAGCAGCATGGGGTTCTTCATCACGAGCTTGATTTTCGTTGTGGTTGGGATCATTGCGTCTCTCTGTACCAGAATTTGCTGCAACAGAGGACCCTCTACTAATTTGTAcgtctctctcttcattttgcAATTTCACTTTTACTTGTTTCCTAAATTCGATAATGCTAAGGTCACAATAATGGCATAATGTTATGTTGTTGGGGGAGCTTAGGATCCGATCCATGTCATTTGCTTCTGGATTTCAAGATAGAATCAGTGGGAGCTACTATGTTAAAAGTAAATTGGTTGAAGCTAAGCTAAGCTCTTTTCAGTTTATATCTGATTCGGAGAACTAAGCACTTCTCTTAGATTATGTTGGCCTTTTCGTATTGGGAACTTGCCCTTTAGTTGGTTGCGTGGTTAAAGACATGCTTGATTTGATTGTGTCCTTATATGTATCTATTAAGACCACCAATCTTAGATTCCAAACCCAGTCATGTTTGCGCTTCTAACACTAGGTTGAGATTATACATTGATTGATTTGGTTATTGTCTTATTGAatcaatttataaaaataatataaataatatcTAGTTTCAATGTAATACGCCCTTGTCGATAGTGTAATTTCCTTCTTTTGCCATGTGGAAAGTAATGAACTGTATTTTCTTATGCAGGTTCCATCTAACATTGGTTATTACAGCCACAGTCTGCTGTTGGATGATGTAAGTTCTTCTCTAACAtgtttatcttttttctttcatatGATACAATGAGATTTAGGATGAATCAATTGCTACTGTAGAATAATTAATTTTGCCACATTTGTATTGTAATGTGTACATGAGCATTTTTGGGTTAGATAGTTGCCCTCTTCCATCTAAGCTGTGTTTTATGACTTCGTGTTTCAGTCTAGAGAAAAGGATCTTATTCCAGAACCACCGTTTATGCTTAATTAGTTGACTTCCTTTTATTCTCACATAAATTCTCAACAAACTTTTGCATGAATAGGGGAGAAAATGAATAATATTATAGAGCTCATCTATTGGGCTTTTAACTCAACCAATCCACTTACACCCTAGAGGGTTCATAAGGACTAGCCCTGACAGGCATTGGCTCATTGCAGCAAACCAACCCAGTACTAGTAATGAGAATATGCGACCTCATGGTATTGAGTTTGCAGTGTCATCCATTCAAAGCAGCAAGAATAGAAACCTTCCATTTCAAGTGACATGACCAAGTAACCGCTTTAGTTGACCTGCATATGGTGACAGCTCGTTTGTCACAGGGCTAAAGAAGAGTCCATATTTGTGCATGATGAAATTTGTAATGCCTAGTAGAGTCAACCTTCCATGTGCGCACTTGTCTCGAGTATAGAATTATGTTGAATTGGTGCCTCTGTTGTTTATGTATATTTATCTTTGCTATTCAATCTGATACTACTTGAGCAGTTGAGCCTTTACAATTGATCTTTCATATGCTTGCTCAATCTGAAGTTGGCTGGTCAATTAATTGATTCCTTTTGGGCCTAGGTTAAAGTGATACCAGTTGTttccggggggggggggggggtgtgtgtgtgtgtgttttttttttttttctgttttccaATGTTTCTGATTATCATACTTAtcatgtgttttgctttgtcaGGTGGGCTATTGTATATATTGCACAAATGAAACCCCTCATAGTCCCCATTCTAAGTGAAGGAGAATGAGGTGCTGTTTGGAGAAAAGCATATATTCCTTCATTGGTTAGGTGCCGTTTGAATTATGGATTCTCTATTGAGAACAACAAATTTTACGTCCAATGGATTATTTTTAGGAATtgtatgtattgttggagtgtGGAGTTTGAGTTTGCTTGGTATTATTGGTCTACGTTACCTTCTATTAAGTGTTGTATTAACCGCTCATTCGTTTTAGAAATCACTGTCACTGAAAGAGTACTAAATGTGATTTAAATGAAATAAGTGGCAGATTAGAATAtgcttcttttatatttttgtgTGTAATGGAGACTATTCACCTCACACTGTAGCTGATAAGGATCACATATTGTGTGCCtttgttgtttttctttcttttcttttttggttgaaATGTGCCTTTGttgtttatttgtctaatttttctTGGATTGTAGAAAATGGTAAGTGAGTCTTTGCAGTTACGATTTTTgggaaaaaagaagaggaaagaagTAGAAGGGAATCATAGGCTATAGCTACACCTAGAAAAGTGGAAGAAATGTGATATGCGGTGGTTGTCTTAGTCCAAAAGCATGAGTATGATACAGGTCCTGATTTGGATGAGAATCTGTTAAAGAGTCCATATTTGCAAAGCAACCGAAAAATGAAGAGTTCCCATCATTGCACTACAAATTTAACAATAATATATTGATAATAGTTCATTTGGTCACCATGAACTTTGTACTAATATTAAtagttaaaattaaaatatttaaattttagcATTTAATTTAAACCCTATTATTTTAAAAAGGAAACGACCACAAATTTCTTAGTTAAACACAAGCCTATTAACCATATCATATAACCTGGCACCTGATGCATGTGCTAATCTAAGATTGAAGACTGTGCGCTTCAAGTTTATCTTTGGAGTGTGATTGTGTTTGTGAGGGACTTTAAAGTGAAATAATAAAGAGATTTCCGGAGTTTATCTAAGAAATTAAAAGCGAATTCGTTaataaaactcaataaaatATCAACAGAAAACGACGACCATTTcaattttggttttttgtaaaaccctaaaaacccaATTCTCATCTGCGACAGTGAGCTCGACAGAAAAAGATGGCTACTTTGGCGAACCCGAACGAGCTAATTTCGACGACGTCGTCCTCAATTCCCACCGCATTTCACCACCACAACGCATTGACTTCCCCCAGAACATGCATTCCTCTGGGTACCAAAAGAAGGAGCGCAGCCAAACGACATCGTTTCGGGTCGGTCAGCTGCTCCTTCGCGCCCATGGAAACGGCCAAGATTAAGGTCGTTGGGGtcggcggcggcggcaacaATGCCGTTAATCGCATGATTGGCAGCGGTTTACATGTGAGTTTCTCCTCAAAAGTTTCTTACTTTCACTGGCTTCTCTTGTGTTTGAAGCTCTGGTGAAAATGTGGATAGAgatttcatttttttaccttACATTTTGTACACCATCACAAAACAGTGTTTGATATACAAGCCCACTTGAATTGGGGTACTGGGTTTAGTTGAATTGAGTAAGCAATTTTAGTATGGCATTGTAATTTGGAGTTATATATAAGAATTTGCTGAAAGAAGTATTAGGAATGTTGTTTGAAGCTGAGGTGCAAATGCGGATAAATATTTGATTTTTTACTTTACATATTGTATATTGTTTGTGGTGGTGTTTACTGAAAAAACCCACTTGAATTAGGGTAATGGATTTGGCTTAAATTTTTGTATTAGCTTAATTGAGTAAGTAACACACTTAAGTATGGCATGGTAATTCAGAGCTAAATAAGAATTTTCTGGGAGAAGTATAAGGGATGTTTTGACTATTACTTGCGAGTGACTGATATCTGATGGGATGCTGATTGTTTTGACATTAGGGTGTTGATTTCTATGCGATAAACACGGATGCTCAAGCACTGTTACAGTCGGCTGCAAAGAACCCGCTTCAAATTGGAGAGCTTTTGACTCGTGGACTAGGTCGAGCACTCTCCTTTTGATATAGGGAATCTATAATTTGTGGGGGTGTATACGTGATGTATGTATGCATATACGATAGCAATGTGGTACCACTGTTATAATTGCTGCTATTTGAGTTGATGTAGACATTATCACTACTCTGTATTTGTAAAATTCTGTGAGGTTTTGTGATTTTAAGCATTTGATAGAAATGCAGGTACTGGTGGGAATCCACTTTTGGGGGAACAAGCTGCTGAGGAATCAAAAGAGGCCATTGCGGGTGCTCTTAAAGGCTCAGATCTCGTATTTATAACAGCTGGTATGGGTGGAGGCACAGGGTCTGGTGCTGCCCCTGTTGTTGCACAAATATCTAGAGAGGCAGGCTATTTGACTGTTGGTGTGGTTACCTACCCTTTCAGCTTTGAAGGGCGTAAAAGATCAGTGCAGGCAGGTGTCAGTTTGGTCCTTTTTATGCTTGTTGGTTATATATAAATTTGACAACTTTCCAAGTGCATACAAATGCTTTGATTTGATACAAATGTTCCTTTCCAAAGATGCTTGGACAGTTTAATTATGTTATTTAATCATTTAGCATCCACATTGATTAGCCGACTCTTATGGGTTTTACATGTTCTACTCTGTATTGAGACTGCATTTGCAATTTCCCATTTTGATTCTTTCAGGCATTGGAGGCTATTGAAAAGTTGCAGAAAAATGTTGACACTCTTATAGTGATACCCAATGACCGCCTGCTTGATATTGCTGATGAGCAGACACCCCTTCAGGATGCTTTCCTTCTTGCTGATGATGTTTTGCGTCAAGGAGTGCAAGGAATTTCTGACATAATCACAGTGAGTACTAGCGCGAAATGCTGAAACCATCATAAGTTCTAATCCATTCACCATTATATTGATTAAGCATCATCTTGTTCTGTCATTAGTTCCAATAATATTGGTGAATACATGATAATTTGTGAATAGAACAAGACAATTGTTATATTTATGCTACTAATGTGTATTTCTTTAAATAGTACGAAATACTACTATGAGGTAGTGGTCTTTGGATTTGAATTATTTTGCACTGCTAGTACATGCTTCTGCTTATCCAGATCAATTGTTGAGTTCCCTCAATTTGCAGATACCTGGACTGGTAAATGTGGATTTTGCTGATGTAAAGGCAGTCATGAAAGACTCAGGAACCGCAATGCTTGGAGTAGGGGTCTCCTCCAGCAAAAATCGTGCAGAAGAAGCAGCTGAACAGGCGACTTTGGCTCCGCTAATTGGGTCTTCAATACAATCAGCCACTGGAGTAGTGTATAATATCACTGGAGGAAAGGACATAACCCTGCAGGAAGTGAACAAAGTGTCTcaggtacttcaaaattttgttttcttcaatCCTAAATTTTCTTAAGAGGAAGAAAGGAATACTTCAGATTGTCTGTTTACACTAAAATCTCATGACATTAAATCTGTTTAAAAGTGCATGTTCTGTTTTATGGGTGCTTCATGCTCATTTAGATATACTCTACAAATTTGGTTTTATAAGAGCCTGTCATCATTTTATTGTAAAACCCCTCTCAACTAGCAAACTGTAGGAAATTTTACCAATGTTTTGTCCCATTTAAATTTATAGTCCTCTTAAAATTCCATATAATCCTATTACTGCTATCTTTTGTCTCTAAAGAGAGTTGGAGCTTTCCTCGATACTACTTGCATGACATTTGGATTTCGGAGACTGCAAAATTGCTATGGCTTTTGAATATTCTTTAGAAATAATTACATTTAGGTGTCCCAGATTTCTCAGAGAACAATGTAAAGAGATTTGCTCAATCCTATTGTTTCACAACTTCTGCAGAATGGAATATAATGATGTGGAGTGAGCTCAAAGCAGCTCCTCAGGACATCTCATCTTACATTTCCGagatgaggaaaaaaaaaatttcataaattTAGCTTGGTGTATTCATTTTCAAATATGCTGATGAAGCTTGCACATAATGTTCAATTTCAGGTTGTAACAAGTTTGGCGGATCCTTCTGCTAACATAATATTTGGGGCTGTTGTGGATGACCGCTACACCGGAGAGATTCATGTGACTATTATTGCAACAGGCTTTTCACAATCATTTCAGAAGACACTACTAACAGACCCCAAAGCAGCAAGGCTGGTTGACAAAGTTGCAGCAGGTCAAGAAACCAGGGGAATCCCCCTTCCCCTCAAGTCCTCCACCACTCCATCAAGACCGGCTACAAGAAagcttttcttttaattcattGTTGCGTGTTAGTCTCTTTAGTCTCTTGTGCATTTGCCTTTGCCTTGTAATGATATTGAAGCTCCATTATAAGATATCATTGTTTTTCTCTATCAATTCTGTGCCAATTTTGAGTGCAGTTAATGAaatttatgaatacaataagtGCCCATTACTgaacaataaagaaaaataaaaatcactTCATTGTTTTCTTAGACGAAGACAATCACTTCTAGGCTTCTAGCTATTGAAAATTACACATTTTGTGTAAAATGGTACCGGAATGCAACACAAAAAGGTTATCTATTCTACAAGTCCTCAGCTGAGTACAAGTGCAACTACTGCAACCTATAGATTGCTTTTGAACGTGAATACCAAATTACTTCGTTGTGCATACACATCCAAATCCAATAGGATGTTAATTTTTTCCTATTAAACAAATGATATACATATTCATGAGAACAATAAATAGCACCAAGTACAAATTAATCACAAGAAAAAAGATAACTCTGATTTGGGAGTAAAGGGGAGTACACTTTCACCA harbors:
- the LOC133732152 gene encoding V-type proton ATPase subunit e1; translation: MGFFITSLIFVVVGIIASLCTRICCNRGPSTNLFHLTLVITATVCCWMMWAIVYIAQMKPLIVPILSEGE
- the LOC133733992 gene encoding cell division protein FtsZ homolog 1, chloroplastic produces the protein MATLANPNELISTTSSSIPTAFHHHNALTSPRTCIPLGTKRRSAAKRHRFGSVSCSFAPMETAKIKVVGVGGGGNNAVNRMIGSGLHGVDFYAINTDAQALLQSAAKNPLQIGELLTRGLGTGGNPLLGEQAAEESKEAIAGALKGSDLVFITAGMGGGTGSGAAPVVAQISREAGYLTVGVVTYPFSFEGRKRSVQALEAIEKLQKNVDTLIVIPNDRLLDIADEQTPLQDAFLLADDVLRQGVQGISDIITIPGLVNVDFADVKAVMKDSGTAMLGVGVSSSKNRAEEAAEQATLAPLIGSSIQSATGVVYNITGGKDITLQEVNKVSQVVTSLADPSANIIFGAVVDDRYTGEIHVTIIATGFSQSFQKTLLTDPKAARLVDKVAAGQETRGIPLPLKSSTTPSRPATRKLFF